One Desulfuromonas acetoxidans DSM 684 DNA segment encodes these proteins:
- a CDS encoding Hsp20/alpha crystallin family protein — MARFDLFNEMDLLRREVDDAFRNFGFDALKTSAFLPGIGTGDYPRLNVTSDDDAIYVEALVPGITPDDLELNVMQNTLTLSGERKQDNAEQRTWHRRERGAGRFMRTIELPASIDTGKVEANYSNGILSITLPKAEHMKARKISVQAH, encoded by the coding sequence ATGGCACGCTTTGATCTTTTCAACGAAATGGACCTGCTTCGTCGCGAAGTGGATGATGCTTTCCGTAACTTTGGTTTTGACGCTCTGAAGACTTCGGCTTTCCTGCCCGGCATTGGCACCGGCGACTATCCTCGCCTCAATGTCACCAGCGATGACGACGCGATCTATGTTGAAGCACTGGTACCGGGGATCACCCCGGATGATCTGGAACTCAATGTCATGCAGAACACCCTGACTCTGTCGGGTGAGCGCAAGCAGGACAACGCAGAGCAACGCACTTGGCATCGTCGTGAGCGGGGCGCCGGACGTTTCATGCGCACCATCGAACTGCCAGCCAGCATTGATACCGGCAAAGTGGAAGCCAATTACAGCAACGGCATCCTGTCGATTACGCTGCCCAAGGCAGAACACATGAAAGCACGCAAGATTTCGGTGCAGGCACACTAA
- a CDS encoding Hsp20/alpha crystallin family protein: MKDQQLTPSEDRALQSGNDTRSPQRYLRPAVDIFETDDALTLVADMPGADNEGLDINMEQGVLTLKATMPEKSDKKYLLKEFAPTSYWRQFQISDDFDAEKADASFKDGVLTLTLAKREAVKPRRIDITFH, encoded by the coding sequence ATGAAAGATCAACAACTGACTCCCAGCGAAGACCGTGCCCTGCAATCCGGCAATGACACCCGCAGTCCGCAACGTTACCTGCGTCCGGCCGTGGATATCTTTGAAACCGACGATGCCTTAACCCTCGTCGCCGACATGCCGGGAGCCGATAACGAGGGCCTGGATATCAATATGGAGCAGGGTGTCCTGACCCTTAAGGCAACGATGCCTGAAAAGAGTGACAAGAAATACCTACTCAAGGAGTTTGCCCCCACCAGTTACTGGCGGCAATTCCAGATCAGTGACGATTTTGATGCCGAGAAAGCCGATGCCTCATTTAAAGATGGCGTGCTGACCTTGACCTTGGCCAAACGCGAAGCGGTCAAGCCACGGCGCATTGATATTACGTTCCACTGA
- the modC gene encoding molybdenum ABC transporter ATP-binding protein, translating into MILDVDLKKHLGDFQLDATFRVEGKRIGLFGPSGHGKSTLINLLAGLLTADNGHIQLDGENLYHSGSRVNQSPKKRHIAVVFQHAHLFPHYSVKGNLLYGYNRLKSGQHKLQPDEVIEALDICKLLDRQVTSLSGGERQRVALGRALLASPRLLILDEPLSALDHSLKGQIIPYLRKTLSRFEIPYVYISHSLSEMRLLTKEVIVLDQGKVESVTTAEQIALERITKDVRGYVNHLKLTEPQERGTLLAYRWGDKELLVTARTGRHEGLFELSSKEILLFKDNPGAVSARNMFEMPITEIRPFEHSVAITLGEEPNALISQVMHEAADELGLKVGGTIFVGIKASVFRPLA; encoded by the coding sequence ATGATTCTCGACGTTGACCTGAAAAAACATCTCGGCGATTTCCAACTCGATGCCACCTTCCGTGTCGAAGGCAAACGGATTGGTCTGTTCGGACCGTCCGGACACGGCAAATCGACTCTGATCAACCTGCTCGCCGGGCTGCTCACTGCCGACAACGGGCATATTCAGCTCGATGGCGAAAACCTTTACCACAGCGGCTCACGCGTCAACCAGTCGCCCAAAAAACGTCATATTGCCGTGGTATTTCAGCACGCCCATCTGTTCCCCCATTACAGCGTCAAAGGCAATCTGCTCTATGGTTACAATCGGCTGAAATCCGGCCAGCACAAACTGCAGCCTGATGAAGTGATTGAGGCTCTGGATATTTGCAAACTGCTCGACCGCCAGGTCACCAGCCTGTCCGGCGGCGAACGCCAGCGCGTTGCCTTGGGGCGCGCTCTATTGGCCAGCCCGCGTCTGCTGATTCTCGATGAGCCGCTCAGTGCTCTCGACCACAGCCTTAAAGGGCAAATCATTCCCTATTTGAGAAAAACCCTGAGCCGTTTTGAGATTCCTTACGTGTACATCTCCCACTCTCTGAGTGAAATGCGTCTGCTCACCAAAGAGGTGATTGTCCTTGATCAGGGCAAAGTGGAATCTGTCACCACCGCTGAACAGATAGCTCTGGAGAGGATCACCAAAGATGTTCGCGGCTATGTCAACCATCTTAAACTGACCGAGCCACAAGAGCGCGGCACCCTGCTCGCCTATCGCTGGGGTGATAAAGAGTTGCTGGTAACGGCACGCACCGGCCGCCATGAAGGACTGTTTGAACTATCGAGCAAAGAGATTCTGTTGTTCAAAGACAACCCCGGTGCCGTTTCGGCACGCAATATGTTTGAAATGCCGATCACTGAAATCCGCCCGTTTGAGCATTCGGTGGCCATCACCCTTGGCGAAGAACCCAATGCTCTGATTTCACAGGTCATGCACGAAGCTGCCGATGAACTGGGGCTGAAGGTGGGCGGCACGATCTTTGTCGGTATCAAGGCCTCGGTATTCCGACCACTGGCCTGA
- the modB gene encoding molybdate ABC transporter permease subunit, whose product MFEFSPQDLFAIAMSARVATVATLLTLPIGFALAWVLVFSRIPGKGFIDGLVNLPLVLPPVVVGYLLLLSLGRNGWLGELLQQVDIQIIFTWKAAVIASGLIGLPLMVRSIRLGMEQIDPHLLHASRTLGAGKLDMLCTIVLPLSLPAMLSGASLTFARSLGEFGATVILAGNIPGRTQTIPLAIYDYTNTPGGESQALNLCLVSIALSYLVLLLNERALRRVRSRRKPD is encoded by the coding sequence ATGTTTGAATTTTCACCACAAGACCTATTTGCCATTGCCATGTCAGCACGCGTTGCCACGGTTGCCACACTCCTGACGCTGCCAATCGGCTTTGCCCTGGCCTGGGTCCTTGTTTTCAGCCGGATTCCCGGTAAAGGCTTTATCGACGGCCTGGTCAACCTGCCACTGGTGTTACCGCCGGTCGTTGTCGGTTATCTGCTGTTGTTGTCGCTGGGCCGCAACGGCTGGCTGGGTGAACTACTGCAACAGGTGGACATCCAGATCATTTTCACCTGGAAAGCGGCAGTAATCGCCTCGGGACTCATCGGCCTGCCGCTGATGGTGCGCTCCATCCGCCTCGGCATGGAACAGATCGATCCACATCTACTCCATGCCTCGCGCACATTGGGTGCCGGAAAACTTGATATGTTATGCACCATCGTGCTGCCGTTGTCGTTACCAGCCATGCTGTCCGGAGCGTCATTGACTTTTGCCCGCAGCCTAGGCGAATTTGGTGCCACAGTTATTCTGGCTGGGAATATTCCCGGTCGCACCCAAACCATTCCATTGGCGATTTATGATTACACCAACACACCGGGAGGGGAATCACAGGCGTTGAACCTGTGCCTGGTGTCGATTGCTCTGTCCTATCTGGTATTGCTCTTAAACGAGCGGGCGCTGCGCCGCGTACGGTCACGCCGCAAACCGGACTAA
- a CDS encoding Rossmann-like domain-containing protein: MFYNELQHRFSQLIERNDLADKTVEIKARILSNEEAIGNPSRDDYPLLKGKEFLMEARFMDVSGQAYTDAPSELTTTLAEIANSKLYETSQRALFIATLNAVVRYLDGDLKTVHCRNDEPETCADQIIEAIRPADPHTVGLVGLQPAILAVLSKNYGPQNVLCVDRDTSLRGASKHDVPILWGDEENTEMVFSRSDVVLSTGSTVVNGSLPNLLALSEKFQTPIFFYGTSIAGAARLMSLNHLCFEAS, encoded by the coding sequence ATGTTTTACAATGAACTGCAACACCGCTTCAGTCAATTGATTGAACGTAACGATCTCGCCGACAAAACCGTGGAGATCAAAGCCCGCATCTTGTCCAACGAAGAGGCTATCGGCAACCCATCGCGCGACGACTATCCACTGCTCAAGGGCAAAGAGTTCCTGATGGAAGCCCGCTTTATGGATGTCAGCGGCCAGGCCTATACCGATGCGCCCAGCGAACTGACCACCACCCTGGCCGAAATCGCCAACAGTAAATTATACGAAACATCGCAACGCGCCCTGTTTATTGCCACCCTCAATGCCGTGGTGCGCTACCTCGACGGCGACCTGAAGACCGTCCACTGCCGCAACGATGAACCGGAAACCTGCGCCGATCAGATCATTGAAGCGATCCGTCCGGCTGATCCGCACACCGTCGGTTTGGTCGGCTTACAACCGGCGATTCTGGCAGTGCTGTCCAAAAACTATGGCCCGCAAAACGTGCTGTGCGTCGATCGCGATACCAGCCTACGCGGCGCCAGCAAACACGATGTGCCGATTTTGTGGGGTGACGAAGAGAACACCGAAATGGTGTTCAGCCGTAGCGATGTGGTGCTGTCCACCGGCTCCACCGTGGTCAACGGTAGCCTTCCCAATCTGCTGGCCCTGTCGGAAAAGTTCCAGACACCGATCTTCTTTTACGGCACCAGTATTGCCGGTGCCGCCCGGCTGATGTCCCTCAACCATTTATGCTTTGAAGCTTCATAA
- a CDS encoding ABC transporter substrate-binding protein, protein MKPALHGDLKISEIIEHYPQTRSVFTAHGLSALVSEDGMRVLAPFLTLATALRSRLIDLTSFLRLLQEVIDLEELAEAPGLESVDHQGELTLLALMPCGLKVPFSKAISEAIGRIEKEHNLSVRYAVEGNVNQELSYYPYINTLEKVEELPDIIISADFNAFYGHSFYNRFVATGDVTGYNTINTSKTFTDAGVIDPEGNYTVLGINPLVIVANTEQLNGRPLPTCWADLIDPMWKDSITLRGSSDFFCHAVLLPMYRDHGAEGLRQLADNVLQGMHPAQMVKQIDLNAPGALYVMPEFFAYRAKQQQRIQIIWPEDGALASPVTLQVKASRIDELKPVLDLLTGIDLAQSLAGARFPVPHAEVTSEVQDKPLMWISWDLLRERDLLEVNAEIDDLFLPYVKSINK, encoded by the coding sequence ATGAAACCAGCACTGCATGGCGACCTGAAAATTTCTGAAATTATTGAACACTATCCGCAAACACGCAGCGTGTTCACTGCCCACGGCCTGTCCGCTCTGGTCAGCGAAGACGGCATGCGGGTGCTGGCTCCGTTTCTCACTTTGGCTACGGCACTGCGCAGCCGCCTGATCGACCTCACCAGCTTTCTGCGCTTGCTGCAGGAGGTGATTGACCTCGAAGAGCTGGCCGAAGCACCGGGCTTGGAATCTGTGGATCACCAAGGGGAGCTGACCCTGCTGGCCTTGATGCCGTGCGGCCTCAAAGTGCCGTTCAGTAAAGCGATCAGCGAAGCCATTGGCCGTATTGAAAAAGAGCACAACCTGTCGGTGCGCTATGCGGTGGAAGGCAACGTTAATCAGGAGTTGTCGTACTATCCTTACATCAACACTCTGGAAAAGGTCGAAGAACTGCCGGATATCATCATCTCCGCCGACTTCAACGCCTTTTACGGCCACAGCTTTTATAACCGTTTTGTCGCGACCGGCGATGTCACCGGGTACAACACCATCAACACCAGTAAGACGTTTACCGACGCCGGGGTGATCGACCCCGAAGGCAACTACACCGTGCTCGGCATCAATCCGCTGGTAATCGTCGCCAACACCGAACAATTGAACGGCCGCCCGCTTCCAACCTGCTGGGCCGACCTGATCGACCCGATGTGGAAAGACAGCATTACCTTGCGCGGCAGCAGTGACTTCTTCTGCCACGCCGTATTGCTGCCCATGTACCGCGATCACGGTGCAGAAGGATTGCGCCAACTGGCCGACAACGTGTTGCAAGGGATGCATCCGGCGCAAATGGTCAAACAGATTGACCTCAATGCCCCCGGCGCGCTGTATGTCATGCCGGAGTTTTTTGCCTACCGCGCCAAGCAGCAGCAACGCATCCAGATCATCTGGCCCGAAGACGGCGCTCTGGCCAGCCCGGTCACCCTGCAGGTCAAGGCATCCCGCATCGATGAACTCAAACCGGTGCTTGATCTGCTCACCGGCATTGATCTCGCCCAGTCTCTGGCCGGTGCCCGCTTCCCGGTGCCCCATGCCGAAGTCACCAGTGAGGTGCAGGATAAACCCTTGATGTGGATCAGCTGGGACTTGCTGCGTGAACGTGACTTACTGGAAGTCAATGCCGAAATCGACGATCTGTTTTTGCCCTATGTGAAGTCCATTAACAAGTAG
- a CDS encoding GTP-binding protein has protein sequence MKLITVAGPPSCGKTSIILRAIEPLIAAGLKVGVVKFDCLTSDDYLRYEQAGIEVKTGLAGGLCPDHFFIANIEQAVQWGQREEFDLLISESAGLCNRCSPHIKDVMAVCVIDHLSGVHTPRKIGPMLKSADVVVLTKGDIVSQAEREVFAFRVRQVNPKAAVLPVNGLTGQGTLLLQRHFQSAAAVTTLNDMRLRFTMPAALCSYCLGETRIGPDCQIGNIKTMDFS, from the coding sequence ATGAAGCTGATTACCGTAGCCGGGCCGCCATCGTGCGGCAAAACCTCCATTATTCTGCGCGCTATTGAACCGCTGATCGCCGCCGGGCTCAAGGTCGGTGTGGTCAAGTTTGACTGCCTGACCAGCGATGACTACCTGCGCTATGAACAGGCGGGCATTGAGGTCAAAACCGGCCTGGCCGGGGGCTTATGCCCGGATCACTTCTTTATCGCCAATATCGAACAGGCGGTGCAATGGGGGCAACGCGAAGAGTTTGATCTGCTGATCAGTGAAAGTGCCGGGCTGTGCAACCGCTGTTCGCCGCACATCAAGGATGTGATGGCCGTGTGCGTTATCGACCATCTCAGCGGCGTGCACACGCCACGCAAGATCGGCCCGATGCTGAAAAGCGCCGATGTGGTGGTGCTGACCAAGGGCGATATCGTCTCCCAAGCCGAGCGCGAAGTGTTTGCCTTCCGCGTGCGCCAAGTGAATCCCAAGGCGGCGGTGCTGCCGGTCAACGGCCTCACCGGCCAGGGCACGCTGCTGTTGCAACGCCATTTCCAAAGCGCTGCCGCAGTCACCACCCTCAACGACATGCGCCTGCGCTTCACCATGCCTGCCGCGCTGTGCTCCTATTGCCTCGGCGAAACCCGCATCGGGCCCGATTGTCAGATCGGCAACATCAAAACCATGGATTTCTCATGA
- a CDS encoding ATP-binding cassette domain-containing protein: MTDTALLTQSLHQLLSERPYVRDFFAALNLTPPDDEISLGAFLDGIPAAHLEEFALDHAILTSQCIDFITQMEAFQSRETSTVREVTIKAGVDKSGSKEQQDLILRSGEVVCVVGPTGSGKSRLLADIECLAQGDTPSKRQILLDGQVPDENRRLSGEQQLVAQLSQNMNFVMDLTVREFITMHAESRLISDVAQRVEQIFTTAVDLAGEPFTLDTPVTALSGGQSRALMIADVACLSASPIVLIDEIENAGVDRRRALDLLVKEEKIVLMATHDPLLALSGDRRLVIRNGGIAAIIETSDEERQGLGQLTALDKKLSRLRDQVRHGERIIFDLQQLAE; this comes from the coding sequence ATGACCGATACCGCGCTTCTCACTCAATCCCTGCATCAGCTGCTCAGCGAGCGTCCCTATGTGCGCGACTTCTTTGCCGCCCTCAACCTGACGCCCCCGGATGACGAGATCAGCCTTGGTGCGTTTCTCGACGGCATCCCCGCCGCCCATCTGGAAGAGTTTGCCCTCGACCACGCGATACTGACCAGCCAGTGTATCGACTTCATCACCCAGATGGAGGCGTTTCAAAGCCGTGAAACCAGTACGGTGCGTGAGGTGACCATTAAGGCCGGGGTGGATAAAAGCGGCAGCAAAGAGCAACAGGATCTGATCCTGCGCAGTGGTGAAGTGGTGTGCGTGGTCGGCCCGACCGGCTCCGGAAAAAGTCGTCTGTTGGCCGATATTGAATGTCTGGCTCAGGGGGATACGCCGTCAAAACGGCAGATTCTGCTCGATGGTCAGGTGCCGGATGAAAACCGCCGTCTGTCCGGCGAGCAACAACTGGTGGCGCAACTGTCGCAGAACATGAACTTCGTTATGGATCTCACCGTGCGCGAGTTTATCACCATGCACGCCGAAAGCCGCCTGATCAGCGATGTGGCACAACGGGTCGAGCAGATCTTCACCACCGCTGTTGACCTCGCCGGGGAACCGTTCACACTCGACACACCGGTCACCGCCCTGTCCGGCGGTCAGTCGCGCGCCCTGATGATTGCCGACGTCGCCTGCCTGAGCGCCTCACCCATCGTGCTCATCGACGAAATCGAAAACGCCGGTGTCGACCGCCGCCGCGCCCTCGACCTACTGGTCAAAGAGGAAAAGATCGTCCTCATGGCCACCCATGATCCATTGCTGGCTCTGTCCGGCGACCGCCGTCTGGTGATCCGCAACGGCGGCATTGCCGCCATTATCGAAACCAGCGACGAAGAACGCCAGGGCTTAGGCCAACTCACTGCCCTCGACAAAAAGCTCTCCCGCCTGCGCGATCAGGTGCGTCATGGTGAGCGGATTATTTTTGATTTGCAGCAGTTGGCGGAGTAG
- a CDS encoding XRE family transcriptional regulator, with the protein MNKKVFNPARLKFAREKRGFTIRKLCDCLKLTTKSLSDYENGRRDPNDKTISEIAKILNFQTGFFFLGPLHSIEPSSVSFRSLARMRASVRNSALRAGELALEMDTWINRRFELPKADLPDLYNYSSVAAAEAIRNAWGLGEKPIRNMVSTLEAKGIRVYSLAEDTQDMDAYSFWASDQPFIFLNTKKTVERSRFDAAHELGHLILHKHGEPMGKEIEAQANSFASALLMPEGSVKSHAIHYPSLKDIITLKSFWLVSASSLVRRLKDLNLITEWQYRSLTIDLSRNGYMKNEPEPICTREESKLLPMVFSALKEEGISKGDVAKELGIPIEDINALTFKTQLTSIPGKNSKPASINSKNDYLKVIK; encoded by the coding sequence ATGAACAAAAAGGTGTTTAATCCAGCCCGTTTAAAATTCGCTAGAGAAAAACGTGGGTTCACAATTCGTAAATTGTGCGATTGTTTAAAACTAACAACAAAAAGTCTCTCAGATTATGAAAACGGTAGGAGAGATCCGAACGATAAAACTATTTCTGAAATTGCAAAAATACTGAATTTTCAAACAGGCTTTTTCTTTTTAGGCCCTCTCCATTCAATTGAACCTTCGAGTGTAAGTTTTAGATCTCTTGCCCGAATGAGAGCTTCTGTACGAAATTCTGCGCTACGAGCTGGAGAACTAGCTTTAGAAATGGATACATGGATTAATAGGCGCTTTGAGTTGCCAAAAGCCGACCTGCCTGATCTCTATAATTATTCATCAGTTGCAGCGGCTGAGGCAATTCGGAATGCTTGGGGATTGGGAGAAAAACCTATCCGTAATATGGTATCAACACTTGAAGCAAAAGGTATTCGAGTCTATTCTCTTGCCGAAGATACCCAAGATATGGATGCCTATTCATTTTGGGCTAGTGACCAACCTTTTATATTTTTAAACACAAAAAAAACAGTTGAGAGAAGTAGATTTGATGCTGCTCACGAACTTGGCCACCTGATTCTTCATAAACATGGCGAGCCCATGGGAAAAGAAATTGAAGCTCAAGCCAATAGCTTTGCTTCGGCATTACTAATGCCAGAAGGTAGTGTTAAATCTCATGCAATACACTACCCGTCTCTTAAAGACATTATTACCCTGAAATCATTCTGGTTAGTATCTGCTTCTTCTTTAGTAAGAAGGCTGAAGGATTTAAACCTTATAACCGAATGGCAATACCGAAGTCTGACGATAGATTTGTCCAGAAACGGCTATATGAAAAACGAGCCAGAACCAATATGTACTCGAGAAGAGTCTAAGCTGCTTCCAATGGTTTTTTCTGCTTTAAAAGAAGAGGGGATTTCTAAGGGAGATGTTGCTAAAGAACTTGGAATTCCAATTGAAGATATTAATGCTTTAACCTTTAAAACACAGCTTACAAGTATTCCAGGAAAAAACTCAAAACCTGCATCAATAAATAGTAAAAACGATTATTTAAAAGTAATAAAATAA
- a CDS encoding PAS domain S-box protein, producing the protein MSEKPSYEELEERVLNLEKAERELKKVEVLLKDEIYWRRLLVEESRDGIVVIDQNIKVFEANKKFADMLGYSMEEIHQLHVWDWDTEFTKEELHQMSQTVLEVGHHFETRHRRKGGTLIDIELSSNGIAYRGKKLILSVCRDITANKKATKEREELIQELKKAATEIKILRGILPLCSFCKKIRDDKGYWQQVDTYIDKHTEADISHSICPDCMKQHYPEEYKGICLEQDIPLPNE; encoded by the coding sequence ATGTCTGAAAAGCCGAGTTATGAAGAATTAGAAGAGCGCGTTCTGAACCTGGAAAAGGCTGAACGTGAGCTCAAGAAGGTTGAAGTGTTGCTCAAAGATGAGATTTATTGGCGGCGTCTTTTGGTGGAAGAATCGCGCGACGGCATCGTTGTCATTGACCAAAATATAAAAGTCTTTGAAGCGAATAAGAAATTTGCCGATATGCTTGGTTATTCAATGGAAGAGATCCACCAGCTTCATGTCTGGGACTGGGATACCGAGTTTACCAAAGAAGAATTGCATCAAATGTCGCAAACGGTCCTTGAAGTCGGCCATCATTTTGAAACACGCCACCGTCGCAAAGGCGGTACCCTCATTGATATCGAACTGAGCAGTAATGGTATCGCTTACCGGGGCAAGAAGTTGATCCTCTCCGTTTGTCGAGACATTACCGCAAATAAAAAAGCCACCAAAGAGCGCGAAGAGCTTATACAGGAACTTAAAAAAGCAGCAACGGAGATTAAGATTTTAAGGGGCATATTGCCCTTGTGCTCTTTTTGTAAAAAAATCAGAGATGATAAAGGTTATTGGCAGCAAGTTGATACCTATATCGATAAACACACCGAAGCGGATATCAGTCACAGCATCTGCCCGGACTGTATGAAACAACACTATCCAGAAGAATATAAAGGGATCTGTTTAGAGCAAGATATTCCATTGCCGAACGAATAA
- a CDS encoding TAXI family TRAP transporter solute-binding subunit, protein MKKGLLILFCLLLAVTLVPVSGFAARTTYVTIGTGGVTGVYYPTGGAIAKMVNKKRREYNLRATFEATGGSVFNINALSVGDLEFGIVQSDRQYQAYNGLGEWQGKPFTKLRAVFSIHPELVTIVAGADKNIRTVADLKGHVVNIGAPGTGQRGNAMDLLNAVDMEPGKDLQIEGLKAAESASMLQDGRIDAYFYTVGHPNGSVKEAVAGARKVNFVAVPEEISSKLVQQFPFYAAAAIPVNLYPGVVNDGDVNTYGVKATLCTSADVPDEIVYAITKEVFDNFEQFKKLHPAYASLTKQQMLDGLSAPIHPGAMKYYKEVGLK, encoded by the coding sequence ATGAAAAAAGGGCTGTTGATCCTGTTTTGCCTGTTGCTGGCCGTTACGTTGGTGCCGGTGAGCGGTTTTGCCGCGCGCACCACGTATGTCACCATCGGTACCGGCGGTGTGACCGGTGTGTACTACCCGACCGGCGGCGCCATTGCCAAGATGGTGAATAAGAAGCGCAGGGAGTACAACCTGCGCGCCACATTTGAGGCGACCGGCGGGTCGGTGTTCAATATCAATGCTCTCTCGGTGGGCGATCTCGAGTTCGGCATCGTTCAATCTGACCGGCAGTATCAGGCCTACAACGGTCTGGGCGAGTGGCAGGGCAAACCGTTTACCAAGCTGCGGGCGGTGTTTTCGATTCATCCCGAATTGGTGACCATTGTGGCCGGGGCGGACAAGAATATTCGCACAGTCGCTGACCTCAAGGGCCATGTGGTGAACATCGGCGCTCCAGGCACCGGCCAGCGCGGCAATGCCATGGACCTGTTGAATGCCGTGGACATGGAGCCGGGCAAGGATTTGCAAATTGAGGGGCTGAAAGCGGCGGAATCTGCGAGCATGCTGCAGGATGGCCGCATTGATGCCTACTTTTACACCGTCGGTCATCCTAACGGTTCGGTGAAGGAGGCTGTGGCCGGTGCGCGCAAGGTCAACTTTGTTGCCGTGCCCGAAGAGATCAGCAGCAAGCTGGTGCAGCAATTCCCCTTTTATGCGGCGGCAGCGATTCCGGTGAACCTTTATCCCGGCGTGGTTAATGACGGCGATGTGAACACCTATGGTGTGAAAGCGACGTTGTGTACCAGTGCCGATGTGCCGGATGAGATCGTTTATGCCATCACCAAAGAGGTGTTTGACAACTTCGAGCAGTTCAAAAAACTGCATCCGGCCTATGCGTCGCTGACCAAACAACAGATGCTCGACGGCCTGTCCGCGCCGATTCATCCTGGCGCGATGAAGTACTACAAAGAAGTGGGTTTGAAGTAG